GGAACAGAACTACCGTTCCACGAAGTGCATCCTTGCCGCCGCCTCGTCGGTCATCGCGCACAATCGGGCGCGCAAACCTAAAGAGCTGTGGACCGACGGGGCAACAGGTGAAAAGGTGACCGTTCTCGAGGCGCAGTCCGACACCGACGAGGCCTTAGCGGTCATTGCCAGGATAGAGCGGGAGTTCCAGAACCGCCCCCGCAACTTTCGGGACTTTGCCGTGCTCTATCGCACCAACGCCCAGTCGCGTGTGTTGGAGGAAGCGCTGCGGAGGAGCGGCATCCCGTACACCGTGGTAGGGGGTGTGCGGTTCTATGAGCGCAAGGAGATCAAGGATGTACTGGCGTACCTTCGCGTGATCTGCAATCCCCACGATACGATCAGCTTGCTACGCATCATCAACTCTCCGCCGCGTGGCATTGGCGAAGCAACCATTGCGCGGCTCCGTGGGTTTGCCACGATGCTCGGCATGCCGCTGTTCGACGCTCTGGGCAGGGCAGACCAGGTTGAGGGGCTGTCGCCAGCTATGCAGGAGCGGGTGCTGCGCTTCTATCGGCTCATCCGCAAGTACATCGACCTGCGCACCGAAGTGCCGGCCGCCGAGTTGGTGGGGGCGCTGTTGGACGATCTGGGCATCCTGCGCATGTACAAAGAAGAGGGAACAGAAGAATCCCTCAGCCGTGCGGAGAACGTGCGTGAGTTGTTGAACGGCATCGCCGATTTTTCCCGCAATAACCCGGGCACCGCGCTCGAAGACTACCTGCAGGAGATTTCGCTGCTGACCGACATCGATACGTGGAATGACCGTTCTAACGCGGTAAGTCTCATGACGGTGCACAGCGCCAAGGGCCTGGAGTTCCCTGTGGTTTTCATCACCGGGCTGGAAGAAGGGTTGTTCCCCATTGCCCGCTCGTTCGACAGCAACGAGGACCTGGAGGAGGAACGTCGCCTTTTCTACGTGGGGAGCACCCGCGCCAAAGAGAAGCTCTACCTGTGTTGGGCCACAACCCGTTTGCGCCAGGGGCAGGCGTACAGCTGCATGCCTTCCCGCTTTTTGGGCGAAATTGACCAGGACCACGTGGAGTATGAGAGCGCTGGCAGGGTGGGGAAGAGGGTACAACGTATGACCCAGCCAGCGAGCAGGGCAGGAGGGGAGCGCCAGCGTGTGGCACGCCGGCTGAAGGCCTATGAGGAAGAGTCTCAGCTCCCCGCTTACCTGATGCCGGGGTGCAGAGTGCGCCATCCCCAATTTGGCCTGGGCACGGTGCTGAGCATTGCCCGCGCCTCCAGCGGCACCAAAGTGACGGTCGACTTTGATGACTTTGGCCAGAAGAAGATTATCCTCGAGTTCAGCCACATGCAGCTGCTCTGAGGCGATGAGGCCGGTAGCCGAGGCGCGCTCTCACTCCCCGTGCCAGGAGGCCAATCCCGGTTAGCGCGCTGCGGTCTTTTCGATCGTGCCGCTGAGATGCGTTTCAGCAAATTGCGGAGAGGAAATGGTCCGTCGTTCTACGCAATACGGCCGTGTGTTGTGGGTGAGCGCCTTGCTCCTCCTCGGGTGCTCCCGTGCGCATGAAGACCACTGGCTCGGTTCGGGTACCCTCGAGGCGCGCCAGGTGACGGTTGGTGCAAAGCTCGCCGGGCAGCTCGTTGCCCTCTATGTCGACGAAGGGGACACAGTACGCGCCGGGATGCTCCTTGCCGCGGTCGACTCCAGCAAGCTGGTCCTGCAGCGGACACAGGTGATCGCGGCACAACAGGAGTTGAGGCACAACATTGCCAACGCCAGGCAAGCGGTCGAGCTT
The genomic region above belongs to Calditrichota bacterium and contains:
- a CDS encoding DUF3553 domain-containing protein is translated as EQNYRSTKCILAAASSVIAHNRARKPKELWTDGATGEKVTVLEAQSDTDEALAVIARIEREFQNRPRNFRDFAVLYRTNAQSRVLEEALRRSGIPYTVVGGVRFYERKEIKDVLAYLRVICNPHDTISLLRIINSPPRGIGEATIARLRGFATMLGMPLFDALGRADQVEGLSPAMQERVLRFYRLIRKYIDLRTEVPAAELVGALLDDLGILRMYKEEGTEESLSRAENVRELLNGIADFSRNNPGTALEDYLQEISLLTDIDTWNDRSNAVSLMTVHSAKGLEFPVVFITGLEEGLFPIARSFDSNEDLEEERRLFYVGSTRAKEKLYLCWATTRLRQGQAYSCMPSRFLGEIDQDHVEYESAGRVGKRVQRMTQPASRAGGERQRVARRLKAYEEESQLPAYLMPGCRVRHPQFGLGTVLSIARASSGTKVTVDFDDFGQKKIILEFSHMQLL